The segment GCCGCCAACGCCGAAACGTGGCCCGGATTTCGCGCGGCGCATCTGGTGGGTGGGATCACCGCGATGCCGGATGACGCGCTCTTTCCAATCACCAAGGACATCGATCTGCATCTGGTCTTCGACAACGAGAGCCCAATGGTCCAGCAACATGGACCGATCTCGAACATTCTGGAAGCGCACGTGGACGGATTGGCGATCGAAGCAGGACTCAAACCAGTTAGCGAGTACGTGAGCCCGGAAGCGGTTCTCGGGAATCCGGAACTGGCCTTTCACTTCACCGTGGAATCGTCGATCTATGACCCGGACGGCTGGCTTTCCGACTTGAGCCGCCAGGTCATTCCGCGCTACGCCGACCGCGAATGGGTGGACGCCCGGTTTGCGCATGAGGTTTTGGGCCAACAGCGGGCATTCGGATTGCGTCCATTGGCACAGGAGCTGCTGGGGCCATCGGGCGAGCTTTCCATGCTCGGCTATAGCAGCACTTTCCTGGCGGGCGCGTTCTCCGTGGCGGCATTGCGCTCGCCGAAGATGGGCGGCCGGGTGTTCGTGACCGTCCGCGAGTACCTCGCGGAGTACGGGCGGCTCGATCTGCAGGAACGTCTGCTGGCGATCTTCGGGCTCGATCGCTTGTCGCTTCCCGAATCGGTCGAGTTGCTGGAGGAAACCGGTTGGTTCTTCGACCTGGCATTGGAGCGGAAACAGAAACCCCACCCCTTCGATCACAAGCTGCATGCGCATCTGCGGCCATACCTGGTGGATTCCTGCCAGCGCATGATCGACGAGGGGTTCCATCGCGAGTCGGCGGCCTGGATGCTACCGTTCCATCTGGCAGCCACCGACATTCTGTCGATCGACGGCACAGAGACCGAAAGACGCTGGGCCGCGCAACGACAGGCGCGTTTCCTGGTAGAGCGCCGTTTCGATACGGACGAGATGCGCGATGCGCGGTTCGGCGAAATGGCGCAGCTTTCAGACGAGATCTTCGCGTTGTGCACGGAAATGATCGCGCGCAATCCGGCCATTCGGCAGCCGGAGCTCGCCATGCGGTAGCTCGAGGAAATCGCGCCGTGCTCGAAGCCGAACCCGAGGTCACCGTTCAGATCGCCGGCATCGACGATGCGCCGTTGGTGCGCGCGTTGATGCTGGCCGGGTTCGCCCAATTCAGGGACACGCTCGATCCGCCGTCGAGCGCGTTCTGGGAAAGCGACGAGGATGTGGCCGCGGCCATCGCGCGTGGAGGCGCGGCAATCGCCTGGATTGGAGAGACGCCGGTCGGATCGGTGCGTTTCGAACCGCAGGGCGCCTGGCTCTACCTTGGGCGGCTGGCCGTGATTCCCGAAGCGCGCCGACGCGGAGTAGCGCGCGCGTTGATGCTGGCGGTCGAAGCAGAAGCGCCCCGGTTTGGAGTAGGCGAGATTCGGCTGTCCATGCGGGAAGCGCTCCCTGGCAATCGGGCGCTCTTCGAGCAGCTCGGATATGTGGTCATCAGCGTCGACCCGCATCCGCGCAACCCAGCGCAGAACTCGCTCCGCATGCGGAAACGCTTGCCTATTTCTTCTCCGTCACCACCACCGTCTGCGACATGAACGGATGCGGTATGCAGAAGACCGGATAGGTGCCCGGTTTGTCGAAGGTGAAGGAAAAGGATTTTCCCGGCTCGATATACGGCGATGCGAAGAGCTGGTCTTCCACCTTGGCTTTGTGCGTGACCGTGTGGGAGACGACATCGCGATTCTCCCAGATCACCGTGGTGCCAGCCTCGATGTCGATCTCGGGCGGTGTGAACTTCAGCGAAACAATCGTCGAGACAAACGTCGACCCGCTCGCGGCCGGGGAAGCCGCTGGGCTGGCCACAGGCGTCGCGTCTGCCATACCCGCAGCCGGCCCGGCTGAAGTGGGAGTAGCAGTTGCATCATGTGCAGCGGCACGCTGAAGACCGAGCGACCCTACGAGCGCGCTCATCCCGAGCGCCAGCAACCGGC is part of the Thermomicrobiales bacterium genome and harbors:
- a CDS encoding GNAT family N-acetyltransferase; its protein translation is MLEAEPEVTVQIAGIDDAPLVRALMLAGFAQFRDTLDPPSSAFWESDEDVAAAIARGGAAIAWIGETPVGSVRFEPQGAWLYLGRLAVIPEARRRGVARALMLAVEAEAPRFGVGEIRLSMREALPGNRALFEQLGYVVISVDPHPRNPAQNSLRMRKRLPISSPSPPPSAT
- a CDS encoding plastocyanin/azurin family copper-binding protein, which translates into the protein MQVDRRRLLALGMSALVGSLGLQRAAAHDATATPTSAGPAAGMADATPVASPAASPAASGSTFVSTIVSLKFTPPEIDIEAGTTVIWENRDVVSHTVTHKAKVEDQLFASPYIEPGKSFSFTFDKPGTYPVFCIPHPFMSQTVVVTEKK